A single Lancefieldella parvula DSM 20469 DNA region contains:
- a CDS encoding ABC transporter ATP-binding protein, translating into MADMYSGGSTSAITSSAPEHGKGGSADVISMSAAEVTRRLAAWISPHGGFLVLAATSSIATVLLQLWVPIIVGSAIDQLIKLVQSGEAALLPTLAQLSLVVLLASATQWLASWSTNKLTYLVTRDLRDAAHSKVANLPLSYIDTHSQGDLLSRVVNDVDQLGDGLQQGLTQFLTGVVTIIGTLCFMFYMSVPMGLVVALATPLSIIAAALVTKYASSSFGKQQGYQGQLSGYAEEMVSNQKLITAFAHKDAVIEQFEAINEKLRVVGERAQFASSLSNPSTRLVNNFIYALVAGLGCICVLTGIPSPLTIGQVQSFLSYANQYMKPFNAISAVVTQVQTAYASARRVFDLLDAKEIKPDPADAEVIQDPQGSIEFDDVAFSYDVKHPLLNHISFKAEPGQKIALVGPTGCGKTTLINLLLRFYSIDSGAIYVDGHNTQKLTRASLREQFGMVLQDTWLFKGTIKENIRYAKPDATDEEVIAAAQKAQAHQFIQQLPQGYDTMVGESGGSLSQGQQQLLCIARVMLANPPILLLDEATSSIDTRTEQLVQKAFDTIMNGRTSLVVAHRLSTIQGADCILVLKDGSILERGTHDELLAKGGFYAKLYESQFEGTNA; encoded by the coding sequence ATGGCTGATATGTATTCCGGCGGAAGCACCTCTGCTATCACATCCAGCGCACCTGAGCATGGCAAAGGTGGCTCGGCAGACGTTATCTCTATGTCCGCGGCTGAAGTTACGCGCCGACTAGCTGCATGGATTTCTCCACACGGGGGATTTCTTGTTTTAGCAGCAACCTCGTCTATTGCAACCGTGCTGCTACAACTTTGGGTGCCCATCATTGTTGGTAGCGCCATTGACCAGCTCATCAAACTAGTGCAAAGCGGCGAGGCAGCACTTTTGCCAACGCTCGCTCAGCTCTCACTGGTAGTTTTGCTTGCAAGTGCAACGCAGTGGCTTGCTTCCTGGTCAACTAACAAGCTCACCTATCTGGTCACACGTGACCTTAGAGACGCGGCTCATTCCAAGGTGGCAAACCTGCCGCTCTCGTATATTGATACACATTCTCAGGGAGATTTGCTCTCTAGGGTAGTAAACGATGTGGATCAGCTTGGCGACGGCCTCCAGCAGGGCCTCACGCAGTTCCTTACGGGCGTGGTAACCATTATTGGAACCTTATGCTTCATGTTCTATATGTCGGTCCCTATGGGCCTTGTAGTTGCTCTGGCTACGCCGCTCTCTATTATTGCAGCGGCCTTGGTTACCAAGTATGCAAGCTCTTCTTTTGGCAAGCAGCAAGGTTACCAGGGCCAGCTTAGCGGATACGCAGAAGAGATGGTCTCTAACCAGAAACTTATTACCGCATTTGCTCACAAGGACGCCGTTATTGAGCAGTTTGAAGCTATTAACGAGAAACTCCGTGTAGTAGGAGAGCGTGCACAATTTGCATCATCACTTTCTAATCCCTCTACGCGTTTGGTAAATAACTTCATTTACGCTCTGGTAGCTGGTCTTGGCTGCATTTGCGTACTAACGGGCATTCCTTCTCCGCTTACCATCGGTCAGGTACAGAGCTTTCTCTCATACGCTAACCAGTACATGAAGCCTTTTAACGCAATATCTGCAGTTGTTACGCAGGTCCAAACCGCCTACGCAAGTGCTCGTCGAGTCTTTGATCTTCTCGACGCAAAAGAAATCAAACCTGATCCAGCCGACGCTGAAGTCATCCAGGATCCACAGGGCTCCATTGAATTTGACGACGTAGCGTTCTCCTACGACGTTAAGCACCCATTGCTCAACCATATTTCATTCAAGGCAGAACCTGGTCAGAAGATTGCTCTTGTTGGTCCAACCGGCTGCGGAAAGACCACCCTTATTAACCTGCTACTTAGATTCTATAGCATTGATTCTGGTGCAATTTATGTAGACGGTCATAACACGCAAAAGCTCACGCGAGCTTCGCTCAGAGAACAGTTTGGCATGGTGCTGCAGGATACCTGGCTCTTTAAGGGAACCATCAAAGAAAACATCCGTTATGCAAAGCCTGATGCTACTGATGAAGAGGTTATTGCCGCAGCTCAAAAGGCTCAGGCTCACCAGTTTATCCAACAACTTCCACAAGGTTATGACACTATGGTGGGAGAGTCTGGCGGATCCCTTTCTCAGGGCCAGCAACAACTTCTTTGCATTGCTCGCGTTATGCTAGCTAATCCACCTATTCTGCTTCTGGATGAAGCAACCTCAAGCATTGATACACGTACGGAGCAGCTGGTACAGAAGGCATTTGACACCATCATGAATGGCAGAACTTCGCTGGTTGTTGCCCATAGACTTTCTACCATCCAAGGAGCAGACTGCATTCTTGTCCTTAAGGATGGCTCAATTCTTGAGCGTGGTACTCACGATGAGCTTTTGGCCAAAGGTGGCTTCTATGCCAAACTATACGAGAGCCAGTTTGAGGGTACTAACGCTTAA
- a CDS encoding deoxyribonuclease IV produces MQPEELFIGCHLSAAKGWEAMGKDALSIGATTFAFFTRNPRGGNAKALDEVDIAKLRTLLEAHHFGPLVAHAPYTMNLCSAKEETRDFARRALAEDLERMEYLPGNYYNFHPGSHVGQGSGVAIEQISEALNSCLFEGQHTCVLLETMAGKGTEVGKTFEEIASILDKVEYPELMGVCLDTCHVHDGGYEIVENLDEVLDTFDQIVGLEKLKALHLNDSKNPLGAHKDRHEQIGKGFIGLDTFRSVVTNSRINTLPMILETPHSELSGWREEIALLRSFLGDN; encoded by the coding sequence GTGCAGCCAGAAGAACTTTTTATTGGATGCCATCTCTCTGCAGCTAAGGGTTGGGAAGCAATGGGTAAGGATGCTCTTTCAATTGGGGCAACCACCTTTGCTTTCTTTACTAGAAATCCTCGTGGAGGTAATGCTAAGGCTTTGGATGAGGTTGATATTGCAAAGCTCAGAACACTGCTTGAGGCTCATCATTTTGGACCTCTGGTAGCACATGCTCCCTACACTATGAACCTCTGCTCCGCTAAAGAGGAGACTAGGGATTTTGCCCGTCGAGCACTTGCAGAAGACCTTGAGCGCATGGAGTATCTGCCAGGTAATTACTACAATTTCCATCCTGGAAGTCATGTTGGTCAAGGCTCTGGAGTAGCAATTGAACAAATCTCGGAGGCGCTTAACAGCTGTCTCTTCGAAGGTCAGCATACTTGCGTACTTCTTGAAACTATGGCTGGTAAAGGCACAGAAGTTGGTAAAACGTTTGAAGAGATTGCCTCAATTCTAGATAAGGTGGAATATCCAGAGCTTATGGGTGTGTGTCTTGACACCTGTCATGTTCATGACGGTGGCTATGAGATTGTAGAAAATCTTGATGAGGTTCTAGACACGTTTGACCAGATTGTTGGCTTGGAAAAGCTCAAAGCATTGCATCTTAATGACTCCAAAAATCCTCTTGGAGCTCATAAAGATAGACACGAGCAGATTGGCAAAGGCTTTATTGGTTTAGATACGTTCCGCTCTGTTGTAACTAATTCGCGCATAAACACGCTTCCTATGATTTTGGAAACTCCTCATTCTGAGCTTTCTGGGTGGAGAGAAGAAATTGCGTTACTTCGCTCTTTTTTAGGTGATAACTAG
- the coaBC gene encoding bifunctional phosphopantothenoylcysteine decarboxylase/phosphopantothenate--cysteine ligase CoaBC codes for MLDKTTQPSVCLVICGGIAAYKACEVLRGLQKANCDVRVVMTEDAAQFVGKTTFEALTHHEVVQSLYNNTETPVAHVDLADWADCMVVVPATANIMAKMAHGIADNAASATLLAAHTPVLVAPAMNTHMWINPATQANVALLRQRGIQMVMPESGHLACGYTGDGKLAPVQQIVDSALKVLSGKDTVSAKQDLAGKKLLITAGPTHEKIDPVRFIANCSTGKLGYTIARVAASRGADVTLISGPTYLEAPEGVIIQRVVSAEDMYKACMSVFDDVDAAILTAAVADYTPAHPADHKLKKSLEYLESIDLKETTDILASLSKAKKGQVVVGFAAETNNVLEHAQAKLERKGCSMIVANDVSRPDSTFGSDTDRVAFVTPQGIEQLETLPLSDVASELLDRVAKMLEERA; via the coding sequence ATGTTGGATAAAACCACTCAACCCTCTGTATGCCTTGTAATATGCGGAGGTATTGCTGCATATAAAGCCTGTGAGGTTCTCAGAGGTCTTCAGAAAGCAAACTGCGACGTTCGTGTTGTTATGACAGAAGATGCAGCTCAGTTTGTAGGAAAGACTACTTTTGAGGCCCTTACACATCATGAGGTAGTTCAGTCTCTCTATAACAATACTGAGACTCCTGTTGCCCACGTTGATCTTGCTGACTGGGCAGATTGCATGGTAGTTGTACCAGCTACCGCCAACATTATGGCAAAGATGGCACATGGCATTGCCGATAATGCTGCGAGCGCAACGCTTCTAGCTGCTCACACACCGGTCCTTGTGGCTCCTGCTATGAATACACACATGTGGATAAATCCAGCCACTCAGGCAAATGTGGCGCTACTGCGCCAACGTGGCATCCAGATGGTTATGCCTGAGTCAGGTCATCTTGCCTGTGGTTATACCGGTGATGGAAAGCTAGCACCAGTACAACAAATTGTGGACTCTGCACTGAAGGTTCTTTCTGGCAAAGATACTGTGTCAGCCAAACAAGATCTAGCAGGTAAAAAACTCCTTATCACAGCTGGACCAACTCACGAGAAGATCGATCCAGTTCGCTTCATCGCCAACTGTTCAACAGGCAAACTTGGCTATACCATAGCTAGAGTTGCTGCAAGCCGTGGTGCAGACGTCACACTTATCTCTGGTCCCACATATCTTGAGGCTCCTGAAGGTGTCATTATTCAAAGAGTAGTATCCGCTGAAGACATGTATAAGGCATGTATGAGCGTCTTTGATGACGTAGATGCAGCTATTTTGACGGCAGCTGTTGCCGATTACACACCAGCTCATCCAGCAGACCATAAGCTCAAGAAATCATTAGAGTATCTTGAGTCCATAGACCTTAAAGAAACCACCGATATTCTCGCCAGCCTGTCTAAAGCAAAGAAAGGCCAGGTTGTCGTAGGTTTTGCAGCTGAGACAAATAACGTCTTGGAGCATGCTCAGGCTAAACTTGAGCGTAAAGGTTGCTCCATGATTGTGGCAAATGACGTATCTAGACCAGATTCAACCTTTGGTTCAGATACAGATAGAGTTGCTTTTGTAACTCCTCAAGGTATAGAACAGCTTGAGACTTTGCCGCTGTCGGATGTGGCTTCAGAGCTTTTAGACCGTGTGGCCAAGATGCTTGAGGAGCGTGCATAG
- a CDS encoding MGMT family protein, producing MDNFFQRAFSVVKQIPKGRVSTYGQIAHMIGEPRKARYVGFAMHQSPGVAGGVPCHRVVFKDGSLAPGFAFGGPDAQRELLEAEGVRFLENGKVDMKHFLWEA from the coding sequence ATGGACAACTTCTTTCAGCGTGCATTTTCAGTAGTCAAACAGATTCCTAAGGGCAGAGTCAGCACGTATGGGCAGATAGCTCACATGATAGGGGAGCCAAGAAAGGCTCGGTATGTGGGATTTGCTATGCATCAAAGTCCGGGCGTTGCTGGAGGCGTGCCTTGTCATCGAGTGGTCTTCAAAGACGGTTCGCTTGCTCCCGGCTTTGCATTTGGTGGACCTGATGCTCAAAGAGAACTTCTTGAGGCAGAAGGTGTACGGTTTCTAGAAAACGGCAAGGTAGATATGAAACACTTTCTGTGGGAAGCTTAA
- a CDS encoding ABC transporter ATP-binding protein gives MGELLSKFVWPKYGRKSFVALLCKVVEVIGDLLTPLIIARMIDLGIHGANMYDIIRYGILLVIIAVVGFCFTIVCQKIASIVSQRTGTDLRNELFKKIQELSSADIYTLGTDTLVTRLINDVNQVQVTVALGIRQLVRWPILAAGSIIATLMLDAQLGMVFLLATVLVAAIFFFVARKSTALFTELQKRLDAVSLYMRQMLSGIRVIRAFRHEAEEKAQFSEAVLAQTDAATNAANYSALLNPATFLVMYLGIAVTLWLAAPQITSGTLSQGTVVALVSYMTSALLAIGYVANLVIIITRGTASAARVMEVLNTKPTLTDEENKRINLTESDFSANAVVFKDASLVYDGGGEPALSDINLSLQAGQTLGIIGGTGSGKSSFAALIPRLFDTETGSVSVFGHDVKTYTFEQLRSLIGYVPQHTSLVSGTIRTNLCWKNPNATDEELWKALEVAQAADFVREKPDQLDSIVERGGKNFSGGQRQRLTIARALVGSPRIVILDDAASALDFATDAHLRAALRKLSATTTSIIISQRVAAVMQADKILVLDHGKQVGLGTHKELLATCPLYKEICLSQLRPEEVE, from the coding sequence ATGGGAGAGTTGCTCTCTAAGTTTGTATGGCCAAAGTATGGTCGTAAGAGTTTTGTTGCCTTACTTTGTAAAGTCGTTGAAGTTATTGGTGATCTTCTTACACCATTAATTATTGCGCGCATGATTGACCTAGGTATTCACGGGGCAAACATGTATGACATTATTCGTTATGGCATTTTACTGGTAATCATTGCTGTTGTAGGCTTCTGTTTTACAATCGTCTGTCAGAAAATTGCCTCTATTGTGTCTCAACGCACGGGAACTGACCTGCGTAATGAGTTATTCAAGAAGATTCAAGAACTCTCAAGTGCTGATATTTATACACTTGGAACAGACACCTTAGTAACAAGGCTCATCAACGATGTTAATCAAGTGCAGGTAACTGTTGCTCTAGGCATACGTCAGCTGGTCAGATGGCCAATCCTTGCCGCTGGTTCCATTATTGCAACCCTTATGCTTGACGCTCAGCTTGGTATGGTCTTTTTACTGGCAACTGTACTAGTAGCAGCTATTTTCTTCTTTGTCGCACGTAAATCTACTGCACTTTTTACTGAACTGCAGAAACGCCTTGATGCTGTTTCTTTGTATATGCGACAAATGCTTTCTGGTATTCGCGTAATTAGAGCATTTAGACATGAGGCAGAAGAGAAGGCTCAGTTCTCCGAGGCAGTTTTAGCTCAGACAGACGCGGCAACTAATGCTGCAAATTATTCGGCTCTTCTAAACCCCGCAACCTTCCTTGTCATGTACCTGGGAATTGCGGTAACACTTTGGCTTGCAGCTCCTCAGATTACCTCTGGTACGCTGTCTCAAGGCACTGTAGTTGCTCTTGTCAGTTATATGACCAGCGCGCTTTTAGCTATTGGATACGTTGCCAACCTAGTTATTATCATCACACGTGGAACCGCATCTGCTGCACGTGTTATGGAAGTGCTTAACACTAAACCAACGCTCACCGATGAGGAAAACAAGCGGATCAACCTCACTGAATCTGACTTTTCCGCCAATGCCGTCGTGTTCAAGGATGCCTCGCTTGTCTATGACGGTGGAGGAGAACCCGCTCTCTCTGATATTAATCTCTCACTACAGGCTGGTCAGACGTTGGGTATTATCGGCGGTACTGGTTCTGGTAAGTCCAGTTTTGCTGCCCTTATCCCGCGTCTTTTTGACACAGAGACTGGCTCAGTAAGCGTCTTTGGTCACGACGTCAAAACTTATACGTTTGAGCAGCTACGCTCCCTTATTGGCTACGTTCCGCAGCACACCTCGCTGGTCAGCGGTACTATCCGCACAAACCTTTGCTGGAAGAATCCAAACGCTACCGACGAGGAACTTTGGAAAGCTCTTGAAGTTGCTCAAGCAGCAGACTTTGTCCGGGAGAAACCCGATCAGCTTGATAGCATTGTTGAGCGTGGTGGAAAGAACTTCTCGGGTGGTCAGCGTCAACGTTTGACCATCGCTCGCGCTTTGGTGGGAAGCCCACGCATTGTCATCTTGGACGACGCTGCCTCCGCACTTGATTTTGCTACGGATGCTCACCTCCGTGCGGCACTCCGCAAACTCAGTGCAACCACTACGAGCATCATTATTTCGCAACGTGTAGCTGCGGTTATGCAGGCAGACAAGATTCTTGTTCTTGACCATGGCAAACAAGTGGGACTGGGAACACACAAAGAACTTCTCGCCACATGCCCACTCTATAAAGAGATTTGTCTCTCACAGCTTCGTCCTGAGGAGGTGGAGTAA
- a CDS encoding ABC-F family ATP-binding cassette domain-containing protein — translation MGILVGCEQISMEWPGKKVLTNQTIGVNEDDRIGVVGKNGDGKSTLLNLIAHRIEPDSGNVIWRSGIQVGYMGQTDSLSDTQTVCNAVVGDTPGYEWASDARIRKIIDELIGDLDWNGLVGELSGGQRRRCDLARLLVGTWDLMLIDEPTNHLDLHAIQWLANHLKNRWPEGSGALIMVTHDRWFLDEVCDHMWEVHDGVIDPFDGGYSAYIQTRVERDRQAVVAEERRQNTLRKELNWLAHGAKARTSKPKFRIDAAMELLAEDPPLRNTLELKRMAVSRLGKQVIEMHDVSFAYKNAGANAVDDSNARTDISKAQTDVIKHVEWLIGPGDRYGILGENGAGKSTLLELMTQQLQPTSGLVKVGKSVKFGWLSQQIDTFATKETWTVLELLSQYKTSYLVNGKMQSPTQLLESLGFDRREFTNRLQDLSGGQRRRLALLCVLLEEPNVLVLDEPGNDLDTDMLAVLEDLLDSWSGTLLVVSHDRFLIERVTDDQYALIDGHIRHVPGGVDEYLKLVDAAKQTARKAGELSGTHESSGSNELQLDGASRQKDAVLSNAERRELKKRVDSIERRMGKAQELPEQIREQMNSADATDAQRLMELQQQLNDAEAALTELEDEWLTLSEKLGEA, via the coding sequence GTGGGAATTTTGGTAGGTTGTGAACAAATCTCTATGGAATGGCCTGGTAAGAAGGTTCTTACCAACCAAACCATTGGTGTTAATGAGGACGACCGTATTGGTGTTGTCGGTAAAAACGGCGATGGTAAATCAACTCTCTTGAATCTTATAGCTCATAGAATTGAGCCTGATTCTGGTAACGTGATTTGGAGAAGTGGCATCCAGGTAGGCTATATGGGTCAAACTGATTCACTCTCTGATACACAGACGGTTTGCAATGCTGTTGTGGGTGACACGCCAGGGTACGAGTGGGCATCTGATGCTCGCATCCGCAAAATTATTGATGAGCTCATTGGAGATTTGGACTGGAATGGCCTAGTAGGAGAGCTCTCTGGAGGTCAGCGTAGACGCTGCGACTTAGCTCGTTTGCTGGTGGGTACCTGGGATTTAATGCTTATTGACGAGCCAACCAACCACCTTGATCTTCATGCTATTCAGTGGCTTGCTAATCATCTAAAAAACCGCTGGCCAGAAGGAAGCGGTGCGCTTATCATGGTCACGCATGACCGCTGGTTCTTGGATGAAGTCTGTGACCATATGTGGGAAGTCCACGACGGTGTAATTGACCCGTTTGACGGTGGTTACTCTGCTTACATTCAAACTCGAGTTGAACGTGATAGACAGGCTGTGGTGGCAGAAGAGCGTCGCCAAAATACGTTGAGAAAAGAGCTCAACTGGCTTGCTCATGGCGCAAAAGCACGCACGTCAAAACCTAAATTTAGAATTGATGCCGCCATGGAACTTCTCGCCGAAGATCCTCCACTTAGAAATACACTTGAGCTCAAACGTATGGCAGTCTCTAGGTTGGGCAAGCAGGTTATTGAGATGCATGACGTTTCATTTGCCTATAAGAACGCTGGAGCAAATGCGGTGGATGATTCAAATGCACGGACAGACATATCAAAGGCTCAAACAGATGTCATCAAGCACGTTGAGTGGCTCATTGGCCCTGGCGACCGTTATGGCATTCTAGGCGAGAATGGCGCTGGTAAATCTACACTTCTTGAGCTGATGACGCAGCAACTGCAGCCGACCTCTGGTCTGGTGAAGGTAGGAAAGTCTGTCAAATTTGGTTGGCTTTCTCAACAGATTGACACGTTTGCTACTAAAGAGACCTGGACCGTTCTTGAACTGTTGAGCCAGTACAAGACCAGCTATCTGGTAAACGGTAAAATGCAAAGCCCTACACAGCTGCTTGAAAGCTTAGGCTTTGATCGCCGTGAGTTCACTAATCGCTTGCAAGACCTTTCCGGAGGTCAACGTAGGCGCTTGGCACTTTTGTGCGTCCTTCTAGAAGAGCCAAATGTGCTGGTACTGGACGAGCCGGGCAATGATCTTGACACGGATATGCTTGCTGTTCTGGAAGACCTTCTGGATTCGTGGTCTGGAACGCTTCTGGTTGTAAGTCACGATCGCTTCTTGATTGAGCGTGTTACCGACGACCAATATGCCCTCATAGACGGTCATATTCGTCATGTTCCTGGTGGCGTTGACGAGTACCTCAAGCTTGTTGATGCTGCAAAGCAGACGGCGAGAAAAGCGGGGGAGCTGTCGGGTACACACGAAAGTTCAGGTTCAAATGAGCTGCAACTAGACGGGGCTTCTCGCCAGAAGGATGCGGTGCTGAGCAACGCTGAGCGTCGCGAGCTGAAGAAGCGCGTTGACTCAATTGAGCGTCGAATGGGCAAGGCTCAGGAGCTGCCTGAGCAGATTAGAGAGCAGATGAACTCTGCTGATGCTACTGACGCACAGCGTTTGATGGAGTTGCAACAACAGCTTAATGACGCAGAGGCGGCACTTACGGAGCTGGAAGACGAGTGGTTAACACTTTCAGAGAAACTTGGTGAGGCGTAA
- the msrA gene encoding peptide-methionine (S)-S-oxide reductase MsrA, protein MAEIYLAGGCFWGLEEYFSRINGVTATTVGYANGKTLDTNYQEVKATDHAETVHVTYDEHIVSLYDILRYYFRVIDPLSVNKQGNDVGRQYRTGIYYTNDNDLPVIERIMSEQESLFDQKLAVEVEPLDNYVLAEEYHQDYLKKNPGGYCHINVDDAYKPLS, encoded by the coding sequence ATGGCAGAAATTTATTTAGCAGGTGGATGTTTCTGGGGCCTTGAAGAGTACTTCTCCAGAATTAATGGTGTTACAGCAACCACTGTTGGTTATGCAAACGGAAAGACACTGGATACCAACTATCAAGAGGTCAAGGCTACAGATCACGCAGAAACGGTGCACGTAACCTATGACGAGCACATCGTAAGCCTTTATGACATTCTGCGTTATTACTTTAGGGTTATCGATCCTCTTTCAGTAAACAAGCAGGGTAACGACGTTGGCAGGCAGTATCGCACTGGCATCTATTACACAAACGATAATGACTTGCCTGTTATCGAGCGCATTATGTCTGAGCAGGAGTCTCTCTTTGATCAGAAGCTTGCCGTTGAAGTTGAGCCTCTGGACAACTATGTACTTGCTGAGGAATATCATCAGGACTACCTGAAGAAAAATCCAGGTGGTTATTGCCACATCAATGTTGATGATGCATATAAGCCGCTTTCATAA
- the hcp gene encoding hydroxylamine reductase, whose protein sequence is MVDNKMFCFQCEQTAACTACTGAAGVCGKPFDVAFAQDELTGALVGLSRTELAAGKRSNRADQLIVDGLFTCITNVNFDKAAVDAITAQVRDEKNRLAAEAGVEPVEDLPLGGVWSDNEDIRSLKSLILFGIRGMAAYAYHARVLGKTDDAVDAFFVKALAALATESSVDVLLPLTLEVGEVNLKCMALLDSANTGAYGTPVPTEVPLTIEPGPFIVVSGHDLLDLQMILEQTEGTGVNVYTHGEMLPAHGYPELKKYPQLKGNFGTAWQNQQKEFKDIPAPVVFTTNCLMPPRPSYKDRVYTTELVAFPELVHIDEDANGKKDFSAVIKQAQELGGYTEAQELTGINGGHKVTTGFSHGAVLGIADKIIDAVKQGAIKHFFVVGGCDGARPGRNYYTEFVEQTPADSVVLTVACGKFRFNDLDLGTIGGIPRILDVGQCNDAYGAVQIATALAEAFNCGVNDLPLSFVLSWYEQKAVCVLLTLLHLGIKNIKLGPTLPAFVSPNVLNILVENYGIGPIGDASEDLAQMLA, encoded by the coding sequence ATGGTGGATAACAAGATGTTCTGTTTCCAGTGCGAGCAGACTGCTGCTTGTACTGCATGTACTGGCGCTGCTGGCGTCTGTGGTAAGCCTTTTGACGTTGCTTTTGCTCAGGATGAGCTTACCGGCGCTCTGGTTGGTCTTTCTCGCACCGAGCTTGCTGCTGGCAAGCGCTCTAATCGTGCGGACCAGCTGATTGTTGACGGTCTGTTTACCTGCATTACTAACGTCAACTTTGACAAGGCTGCTGTTGACGCAATTACTGCTCAGGTTCGTGACGAGAAGAACCGTCTAGCTGCAGAGGCTGGCGTGGAGCCTGTTGAGGATCTTCCACTTGGAGGCGTTTGGTCCGACAACGAGGATATTAGATCTCTCAAGTCCCTCATTCTCTTTGGTATCCGCGGTATGGCTGCTTATGCCTATCACGCTCGCGTTCTTGGCAAGACTGATGACGCAGTTGACGCTTTCTTTGTAAAGGCTCTTGCTGCTCTTGCAACCGAGTCCTCCGTTGACGTTTTGCTGCCTCTAACTCTTGAGGTAGGCGAGGTTAACCTCAAGTGCATGGCTCTTCTCGACAGCGCAAATACCGGCGCTTATGGTACTCCAGTTCCAACTGAGGTTCCTCTGACTATTGAGCCAGGTCCCTTCATTGTCGTTTCCGGTCACGACCTTCTTGACCTTCAGATGATTCTTGAGCAGACCGAGGGAACTGGCGTTAACGTCTACACCCACGGTGAGATGCTCCCAGCTCACGGTTACCCAGAGCTCAAAAAGTATCCACAGCTCAAAGGTAACTTTGGTACTGCATGGCAGAACCAGCAAAAGGAGTTCAAGGACATTCCTGCTCCTGTTGTCTTCACCACTAACTGCCTCATGCCACCTCGTCCTAGCTATAAGGACCGCGTCTACACTACCGAGCTTGTTGCCTTCCCAGAGCTCGTTCACATTGACGAGGATGCTAACGGCAAGAAGGACTTTAGCGCTGTTATCAAGCAGGCTCAGGAGCTTGGTGGATACACTGAGGCTCAGGAGCTCACCGGCATTAATGGTGGCCACAAAGTAACCACCGGCTTTAGCCACGGCGCAGTTCTTGGCATTGCCGATAAGATTATCGATGCTGTTAAGCAGGGTGCTATCAAGCACTTCTTTGTTGTTGGCGGCTGCGACGGCGCTCGCCCTGGACGTAACTACTACACCGAGTTTGTTGAGCAGACTCCTGCAGACTCCGTTGTTCTCACTGTTGCTTGCGGTAAGTTCCGCTTTAACGACCTTGACCTGGGCACCATTGGTGGTATTCCTCGTATTCTTGACGTTGGTCAGTGCAACGATGCATACGGCGCTGTTCAGATTGCAACCGCTCTTGCAGAGGCATTCAACTGTGGTGTTAACGACCTACCACTGAGCTTTGTTCTTTCTTGGTACGAGCAGAAGGCAGTTTGCGTCCTTCTGACTCTGCTGCACCTTGGCATCAAGAACATCAAGCTTGGACCAACCCTTCCTGCATTTGTCAGTCCTAACGTTCTTAATATTCTTGTTGAGAACTACGGTATTGGCCCAATTGGCGATGCTTCCGAGGATCTTGCTCAGATGCTTGCTTAA
- a CDS encoding Crp/Fnr family transcriptional regulator — protein MNLQDIKPSFLLNTVVFKGVKPEQLELLLKHLRAVVRTYEPGEIILCAGDKAHQFGIVISGAIHVEGSDSQGNISVMGAFNTGETFGEAYAALGNVPLLTSVVATEKSDILLLDVRQITTRTCDICGGVDIITRNLMASIARKNIMLSRRIQDAAPKSIRGKLMAYLNTRSQATGSSEFDIPYNRQQLADYLGVDRSALSAVISSLSKEGVFEVKRSHFKLL, from the coding sequence ATGAACTTGCAAGATATCAAGCCTTCGTTTTTACTCAACACTGTGGTGTTTAAAGGAGTAAAACCAGAGCAGTTAGAGCTACTTTTAAAACATCTACGTGCAGTAGTGCGTACATATGAACCTGGAGAAATCATTCTATGTGCTGGCGATAAGGCTCACCAATTTGGCATTGTCATCTCTGGCGCCATTCACGTAGAAGGCTCAGATTCTCAAGGTAATATCTCTGTGATGGGTGCTTTTAATACAGGAGAAACCTTTGGAGAGGCATACGCGGCTCTTGGAAACGTACCACTTTTGACCTCAGTTGTTGCCACAGAGAAATCAGATATTCTGCTGCTCGATGTGCGACAGATCACTACCAGAACGTGTGACATCTGCGGTGGTGTGGATATTATCACCAGAAACCTTATGGCTTCTATTGCGAGAAAAAACATTATGCTGAGCCGTCGTATTCAAGATGCTGCACCAAAAAGTATTCGCGGCAAACTGATGGCATACTTGAATACACGCTCGCAAGCTACGGGTTCATCTGAGTTTGATATCCCCTACAATCGCCAACAGCTTGCCGATTATCTTGGTGTAGATAGAAGCGCTTTAAGCGCAGTAATATCTTCTTTAAGTAAAGAAGGCGTCTTTGAAGTAAAGCGAAGTCACTTCAAACTTTTATAA